Genomic window (Candidatus Binatia bacterium):
CATCTTTCTTCCGCTCGGCATGAAAAGCACCGTCGCTTTCGTGGACACGCGGAACATCGTACCCAAGCGAGCCTACGGCTATCGCATGGTCGAGGACAGGTGGGCCTTCTCGGATCAGAGTTCCACCTCCGCGGTCCTGGGCGATGGCGGCGTTTACTCCTCGCTCGACGACTTCCAGCAGTGGATCGCCGCACTGCGCACGCACAAGCTGCTCACCGCCGGCGAAATGGCGCCCGCGCTTGCGCCCGTCAACGTGCGCAAGTTTGAGCCCGCAAATTCAGAGGAGTTGGTTCCGTACGGCTTCGGCTGGTTTCTGGATCCCTACAAGGGCCACCGGCGCATGTGGCACGGCGGGGAAACCATCGGCTTCCTGACCGCGATCCATTACTTTCCCGACGACGACCTCGCCGTGGTTGTGCTCTGCAACCGCACCGACGTGAAGCCCTCGGAGCGTGCGCTCAAGGTCGCCGACTTGTTTTTGAAATCCCGCTAGTTACTGGCGCGCGTAGAATCCTTCGCGCGCCTGCACGACCAGGTCCTTCGATTTCATGGTCAGGCGGATTTTGCGAAACGTTCCGTCATAAGGCTTGTCCGACGAATATCCGATGCTGTACTGGTTGCGCAACTCTTCCTGGATGCTGGCGTAAATCTGCTCGATCGGATACTTGCCAGAAACCTCAAAGAAACGCCCGCCGGTTTCCTGCGCCAATTGCTGCATGACTCTCTTGCCATCCTCGGGGCCTGCCTGTGGGAACGGCATGCCGCCACCGCGCCGGCCGCCGCCCATGCCGCCTGGGAAACCGAAGCCGCCGCCGCCGTACGCCGACGCATCGGAAAACAGGATCGAATAAACCAGCGTGTCCGCGCGCTGCGCCGATTCGATGGCGTCCGCCAGCGTCAGCTTACTTCCAGTGTCGACGCCGTCGGAGAGAATAATGACCGCCTTGCGCCCTTGCTGCTTCGACATCAGTTCATTGGAGGCAAGGTAAACGGCGTCGTACAGATTGGTCCCTCCACCGCTGCGGCCGCCACCCCCACCGCCGCCTCCGCTCCCGCCCTGGCGTCTTCCGCCTCCTGGCCACCCCATGCCGCCTCCCGGCCACCCGATGCCAACGCCTCCTCTGCTGCCACCGCCACTTCTTCCTCTGCTGCCGCCTCCGGGTTGCGACCCGCTGCGATCCCCAATCTCAAGTTCATCCAGCGCCGCCCGCAGCTTCTGCCGGGACGACGTCAGGTCCTGCAACAGCTCCACGTCAAAATCAAAGTGAAGGATGAACGCGTTATCCCTATCGAGCCGCAGCAACTCGTCGAGGAAAACGACACTGGCATCCCGCTCCTGGCCGAGTACACGCTGCTGGCTTGGGCTGGTGTCCACCAGCAAGCCGAGGGTGAGCGGCAGGTCCGACTGCTGCGAGAAGTACTTGATGGTCTGCGGGCGCCCGTCTTCGGTGAGCGTGAAGTCGTCCTTGGTGAGGTTCTTGACGATGTCGCCGTGCTTGGTGCGCACGCTGGCCAGGACGTTGATGACTTTCACGTTGACCGACAACGTGGGGATGTCCTGCGAATAGAGGCGTGACGCGCCGCCGAACGCGCACGTTGTCATCAGTACGATCGAAAGCGCTGTGGACCGCCGCGTGGCGCCAAAGACAGACAGGAACTTCATGGCAGGCTTACCCCTTGCACGTATAAACCCGCTGCGCGACAGGAGTTGCGGGCGATTCCGGCGCACGTTGCTTTGCTTCCGCGGCATCGACTTGACTAGTCATAGGACTAGTCATATGATGAATCTCGGAGAATCTCAAATGGCTTCTTGGAAATTACATGAAGCGAAAGCCCGCTTCAGCGAGTTGCTGGACACCGCCGCCAGGGAGGGTCCCCAGGTGGTGACGCGCCGCGGTGAGGACGCTGCGGTGGTCGTCCCGATCGACGAGTGGCGGCGCGTGCAATC
Coding sequences:
- a CDS encoding VWA domain-containing protein; this encodes MKFLSVFGATRRSTALSIVLMTTCAFGGASRLYSQDIPTLSVNVKVINVLASVRTKHGDIVKNLTKDDFTLTEDGRPQTIKYFSQQSDLPLTLGLLVDTSPSQQRVLGQERDASVVFLDELLRLDRDNAFILHFDFDVELLQDLTSSRQKLRAALDELEIGDRSGSQPGGGSRGRSGGGSRGGVGIGWPGGGMGWPGGGRRQGGSGGGGGGGGRSGGGTNLYDAVYLASNELMSKQQGRKAVIILSDGVDTGSKLTLADAIESAQRADTLVYSILFSDASAYGGGGFGFPGGMGGGRRGGGMPFPQAGPEDGKRVMQQLAQETGGRFFEVSGKYPIEQIYASIQEELRNQYSIGYSSDKPYDGTFRKIRLTMKSKDLVVQAREGFYARQ
- a CDS encoding type II toxin-antitoxin system Phd/YefM family antitoxin, with translation MASWKLHEAKARFSELLDTAAREGPQVVTRRGEDAAVVVPIDEWRRVQSSARPTLKDFLLGPGPRFDLQLPSRRSYRRRRPVAFE